A genomic region of Clavibacter michiganensis subsp. insidiosus contains the following coding sequences:
- a CDS encoding amidohydrolase family protein, with amino-acid sequence MSDPRTTPSPDASAPAARRAVHRGHVLHITGSPLVQDARRHLVSVPDGALAVDDAGRIAWVGPFRELPAAFADAPVHGDASDFLIPGFVDAHVHFPQTYTTSAHGGGQLLEWLDSCVFPSEARLEDEGFARMIAADFTRRRVMAGTTSALVFGSAFPHAQDALFEASRDAGLRLVSGRGIQTVGSGPATPLLTSEEDAIALSCAEIDRWHAVDTGDATTAMLQVAIVPRFSLSVTPTTLRGLGELYDVARGEGVHFHSHLNENDRPGTGEIAAVREVFGTDTYLDTYDGLFLPGSARGGSSLLGRRSVFAHAVHCQDSELARLAETGSSIAHCPTSQQFLGSGTMPWRRTVASGVNVAIGSDVGAGDEWLVSRVLNDAFKVHLSEPGDAGVEIGAAELLFTGTLAGARALDMEDRYGNLDVGKDADFLTIRPDLWEPLALTLAHGIRADDDARATDQILFTLLMGLREPAIAGVHVQGRRVSAG; translated from the coding sequence ATGAGCGACCCCCGCACCACGCCATCCCCCGACGCGTCCGCCCCGGCCGCCCGCCGCGCCGTCCACCGCGGCCACGTGCTCCACATCACGGGATCGCCCCTCGTGCAGGACGCCCGCCGCCACCTCGTCTCCGTCCCCGACGGCGCGCTCGCGGTCGACGACGCCGGCCGCATCGCCTGGGTCGGCCCGTTCCGCGAGCTCCCGGCCGCCTTCGCCGACGCGCCCGTGCACGGCGACGCGTCCGACTTCCTCATCCCCGGGTTCGTCGACGCGCACGTGCACTTCCCGCAGACGTACACGACGAGCGCGCACGGCGGCGGCCAGCTCCTCGAGTGGCTCGACTCGTGCGTGTTCCCGTCCGAGGCGCGGCTCGAGGACGAGGGCTTCGCGCGCATGATCGCGGCCGACTTCACGCGGCGCCGGGTCATGGCGGGCACGACGAGCGCGCTCGTGTTCGGATCCGCGTTCCCCCACGCCCAGGACGCCCTGTTCGAGGCCTCCCGCGACGCCGGGCTGCGGCTGGTGAGCGGCCGCGGGATCCAGACGGTCGGCTCCGGCCCCGCTACCCCGCTGCTCACCTCGGAGGAGGACGCGATCGCGCTGTCGTGCGCGGAGATCGACCGCTGGCACGCCGTCGACACCGGCGACGCGACGACGGCCATGCTCCAGGTCGCGATCGTGCCGCGCTTCAGCCTCTCGGTGACGCCGACGACGCTCCGCGGCCTCGGCGAGCTGTACGACGTGGCGCGCGGCGAGGGCGTCCACTTCCACTCGCACCTCAACGAGAACGACCGGCCGGGCACGGGCGAGATCGCCGCCGTCCGCGAGGTCTTCGGCACCGACACCTACCTCGACACCTACGACGGGCTCTTCCTGCCCGGGTCCGCGCGGGGCGGATCCAGCCTCCTCGGCCGCCGCAGCGTGTTCGCCCACGCGGTGCACTGCCAGGACTCCGAGCTCGCGCGCCTCGCCGAGACCGGCAGCAGCATCGCGCACTGCCCGACGTCGCAGCAGTTCCTCGGGAGCGGCACCATGCCGTGGCGGCGCACGGTCGCGTCGGGCGTGAACGTGGCGATCGGATCCGACGTGGGCGCCGGCGACGAGTGGCTCGTCTCCCGCGTGCTCAACGACGCGTTCAAGGTGCACCTGTCGGAGCCGGGTGACGCGGGAGTGGAGATCGGCGCGGCCGAGCTCCTCTTCACCGGCACGCTCGCCGGCGCCCGCGCGCTCGACATGGAGGACCGCTACGGCAACCTCGACGTGGGCAAGGACGCCGACTTCCTCACGATCAGGCCGGACCTCTGGGAGCCGCTCGCCCTCACGCTCGCCCACGGGATCCGCGCGGACGACGACGCCCGCGCCACCGACCAGATCCTGTTCACGCTGCTGATGGGCCTGCGCGAGCCGGCCATCGCGGGCGTGCACGTGCAGGGGCGGCGGGTGTCGGCGGGCTGA
- a CDS encoding nucleotidyltransferase family protein, with the protein MAESGSREAADDGRRAAGIAGVVLAAGAGTRFGGPKALATHPDGTPWLATAIRALADAGCSPVLVVLGASADEAAALLDTLPESADAVVVRADDWADGMSASLRAALRAATALDPPPVALAVAPVDVPGLDAATVRRVLDAAPVDPTTLRQAVFRGRPGHPALLGRARWAPLAAEVHGDAGARAYLAARDAHLVEAADLSSGEDVDRCPRRGDS; encoded by the coding sequence ATGGCGGAGTCGGGATCACGGGAGGCGGCCGACGACGGGCGGCGGGCCGCCGGGATCGCGGGCGTCGTGCTCGCCGCCGGCGCCGGCACCCGCTTCGGCGGACCCAAGGCGCTGGCGACGCATCCGGACGGCACGCCGTGGCTCGCGACCGCGATCCGCGCGCTCGCCGACGCGGGCTGCTCGCCCGTGCTGGTCGTGCTCGGCGCCTCCGCCGACGAGGCCGCGGCGCTGCTCGACACGCTCCCCGAGTCGGCCGACGCCGTCGTCGTGCGCGCCGACGACTGGGCCGACGGCATGTCCGCCTCCCTGCGCGCGGCGCTCCGGGCGGCCACGGCGCTGGATCCCCCACCCGTCGCGCTCGCCGTCGCGCCGGTCGACGTGCCCGGCCTCGACGCGGCCACGGTGCGCCGCGTCCTCGACGCCGCCCCGGTGGATCCCACGACCCTGCGCCAGGCGGTCTTCCGCGGCCGCCCCGGTCACCCGGCCCTCCTCGGTCGCGCCCGCTGGGCCCCGCTCGCGGCCGAGGTGCACGGCGACGCCGGCGCCCGCGCCTACCTGGCCGCGCGCGATGCCCACCTCGTCGAGGCGGCCGATCTCAGCTCCGGCGAGGACGTCGACCGGTGTCCTCGACGCGGCGACTCCTGA
- a CDS encoding phosphatase PAP2 family protein, protein MSPPSSWASSRASSASSPPRSARATACRPPRSSTGDPARGPRHRPTGDRLPSRRRPARARRPGRVARAATGVATRVGPSGTFAAFLVLGLLVITAASSLFAGLYVAGIDDDGVALLDEPALHLATDVRSPWLDTAVTVFTEAAGVYAVPIVSVAGIVAYLLVLRQMRRATRVLTYVIAMAFAASVSLSRVYLGHHWLTDVIAGWLLALAWLAVVVVAHRVRLRLMEPRERDADGT, encoded by the coding sequence GTGTCGCCACCTTCGTCGTGGGCCTCGTCGCGGGCGTCGTCGGCCTCATCGCCGCCGCGGTCCGCCCGCGCGACCGCGTGCCGTCCTCCGCGCTCGTCCACGGGTGACCCGGCCCGCGGGCCCCGGCATCGCCCCACCGGCGACCGCCTGCCGTCCCGCCGACGCCCCGCACGCGCTCGCCGGCCGGGCCGCGTCGCCCGCGCCGCGACCGGCGTCGCGACCCGCGTCGGCCCCTCCGGCACCTTCGCCGCGTTCCTGGTCCTCGGTCTCCTCGTCATCACCGCCGCGTCGAGCCTGTTCGCGGGCCTCTACGTCGCCGGGATCGACGACGACGGCGTCGCGCTCCTCGACGAGCCCGCGCTGCACCTCGCGACGGACGTCCGCTCGCCGTGGCTCGACACCGCCGTCACCGTCTTCACGGAGGCCGCGGGCGTGTACGCCGTGCCGATCGTGAGCGTCGCCGGGATCGTCGCGTACCTGCTCGTGCTCCGGCAGATGCGGCGGGCGACGCGCGTGCTCACCTACGTCATCGCGATGGCGTTCGCCGCGTCCGTGAGCCTCAGCCGCGTCTACCTGGGTCACCACTGGCTGACCGACGTCATCGCGGGATGGCTGCTGGCCCTCGCCTGGCTCGCCGTCGTCGTCGTGGCGCACCGCGTGCGGCTGCGGCTGATGGAGCCGCGCGAGCGGGACGCGGACGGGACGTGA
- a CDS encoding sensor histidine kinase: protein MDRYGETSIGRGSVSLQWALILSGVAASLYLAALGLGIALQLGGRGLQVRERLEVAEADLEVAGVELRIAQERSGIAQEVHDVLAHSLAVVVAVADGSRFLRETRPETTEEALREIAGTARSALLDLRGLTEELTDDAHRPQPGLADLPALIRGMAATGMRVDLRTSGRPGGLTPSQQLSVYRIVQESLTNALKHTRGTATVDVSFVGERPGLALTVRSRGSEPEPEPASTLPPARSREPGADRRARVRDPAADLLTRVAGDVSPPTPAAPARARPRWPARAGPSAA from the coding sequence GTGGACCGGTACGGCGAGACGTCCATCGGCCGCGGCAGCGTCTCGCTGCAGTGGGCGCTGATCCTCTCGGGCGTCGCCGCCTCCCTCTACCTCGCGGCGCTCGGGCTGGGCATCGCCCTGCAGCTCGGCGGCCGGGGCCTGCAGGTCCGCGAGCGGCTCGAGGTCGCCGAGGCGGACCTCGAGGTCGCGGGCGTCGAGCTGCGGATCGCGCAGGAGCGCAGCGGCATCGCGCAGGAGGTGCACGACGTGCTGGCGCACTCGCTCGCGGTGGTGGTCGCCGTGGCGGACGGGTCGCGGTTCCTGCGCGAGACCCGCCCGGAGACGACCGAGGAGGCGCTGCGCGAGATCGCGGGGACGGCCCGGTCGGCGCTGCTGGACCTGCGCGGCCTCACCGAGGAGCTCACCGACGACGCGCACCGGCCGCAGCCCGGCCTCGCCGACCTGCCCGCGCTGATCCGCGGCATGGCGGCGACCGGGATGCGCGTCGACCTCCGCACGAGCGGGCGGCCCGGCGGGCTCACGCCGTCGCAGCAGCTCAGCGTCTACCGCATCGTGCAGGAGAGCCTGACGAACGCGCTCAAGCACACGCGCGGGACGGCCACCGTCGACGTCTCGTTCGTCGGGGAGAGGCCGGGCCTCGCGCTGACGGTGCGGAGCCGCGGATCCGAGCCCGAGCCGGAGCCGGCCTCGACGCTGCCCCCGGCCCGGTCGCGCGAGCCGGGCGCAGATCGTCGTGCACGCGTACGAGACCCGGCTGCTGACCTCCTGACGCGGGTCGCGGGCGACGTCAGCCCGCCGACACCCGCCGCCCCTGCACGTGCACGCCCGCGATGGCCGGCTCGCGCAGGCCCATCAGCAGCGTGA
- a CDS encoding membrane protein, whose amino-acid sequence MDDTAPPPTTWWRRLRRRLADAPAIVPGMGIALAYAAVMTYTRVGFGRELEVGLLLGTLTVGAVAGLIITVGFSLRRRGTPSRLRWVDVSEAIDDGHLPADADADSWRFLLLRRREVHDQLGGPWAVLVAAVLLIGTIALGVPGGPPYAWSLPAAIAVAVAGMATVRRRRLERIDALLQPLLAEEARIARRHDAGGRDDEPAEQE is encoded by the coding sequence GTGGACGACACCGCGCCCCCGCCGACCACCTGGTGGCGACGCCTCCGCCGTCGGCTCGCCGACGCCCCGGCGATCGTCCCCGGGATGGGCATCGCCCTCGCCTACGCCGCGGTCATGACCTACACGCGGGTCGGGTTCGGCCGCGAGCTCGAGGTGGGGCTGCTCCTCGGGACGCTCACGGTCGGCGCGGTCGCGGGCCTCATCATCACGGTCGGGTTCTCCCTGCGGCGCCGCGGAACGCCATCGCGCCTGCGCTGGGTCGACGTGTCCGAGGCGATCGACGACGGCCACCTGCCGGCCGACGCCGACGCCGACTCGTGGCGGTTCCTCCTGCTCCGCCGCCGCGAGGTGCACGACCAGCTCGGCGGACCGTGGGCGGTGCTCGTCGCGGCCGTGCTCCTCATCGGCACGATCGCGCTCGGGGTGCCCGGCGGGCCGCCGTACGCCTGGTCGCTGCCGGCGGCGATCGCCGTCGCGGTCGCGGGCATGGCCACCGTGCGCCGCCGTCGGCTGGAACGCATCGACGCCCTCCTCCAGCCGCTGCTCGCGGAGGAGGCCCGGATCGCGAGACGGCACGACGCCGGCGGCCGCGACGACGAGCCGGCGGAGCAGGAGTAG